The Rhizobium rhizoryzae DNA segment CGGGGCTGATGACAAGCCAGTACAGCCCGCCCCACATCAGCAGGCCGATGGCGATTGCGCGCACATGCATTGAGATAGCTCCCTTACTGGAGCAAAGTTGAGTACCAGCAATACCCCACACATTGGGATGGGGCGCCGTTAGGAGTCTATCCCCTTACTGCTTGCGACTTCGATAAGCGCCTGGTCGATATCGGCTAAGATCTCGGACGGCGGGTGATATCCGATGCACGCTATTTTCCCATCCAGACCATCGACATAGCCTGTTGTTTGGCGAGCGCCGATAAAAGGCCCATTTGTCGTGTCGTTGATTGGGATGGCATTGCTCAATGTTTGAGTTGTGCCAGATTGGACGCCGTTGACGTACATAGACACCGACGTGCCATCAAGCACACAGATAACGCGCACCCATGCCCCAGCCGGGATACTGCCGAAAGACAGTATTGTGGTGGACGCTCCAAAGCCAATAAATCGGAGCACCCCAGAATTTACCACCCATTGGTAATGCTGTGTCCCGCCAGCTGTCCGGCGAGTAATAATCTGCTGTATGCCGGTAGTCGTATCCAGCCGCAAGAGCGCGCTCAGAACCATGGATGTCTGATCAAGTGTGTCACAGTATCGCGGTGACAAAAGCTGCGACGGCGTAAAATCGACAGCATATTTACCCCCTCCAAGATCAATCCATGCCGGTTGATTTGGAGCCGAGGCAAAATTGAAATACATCCTCCGCGCTCGGCCTGACAAATCTTCGCTGAAGACGCCAGTCCCTTCGTCAAATCTCCAGAAGCCGTTGGCTCTGCCAATTACCCCCGTTTGCGGCGTCAGAGATATCATAAAATCCCGGATCAAGCCGTTACAGAGATTGGCGATTACCTGATCAGTTGCCGTCTTTGTGATGTACCTATTTTTACCCGACGCATTCGCAGAGAATGTCGTGTAAGATGTCCCGGCCTCAAAAGAGACATCCCCCCATCCACTATAACCAAAAACGCCAGCCGTCCCGCGCACGGATTCGAGTGCGGCCATCAGATCCCAAGATGGGCGCACGTCGTTTGCAGGCCCATATAGCCGCCACGCAAGGCGGAAAGCGTTATTCCCGTCCGCGACGTTAGGGACCAGTGTCGATATGGGATTTCCCACTTCGTATCCAGCCCACGAAACCGGAATTCCGCACGACGCTACCGCATTCGCGGCGGCAATATCGAACAAGATGTTGTTTTCTGCGGATGTGGCCGATACAAAGTTTCCGCCCATGACGTGGATTGACGCTACCTTTGCGGCGACAAGCTCGGCCCCCGTCATGGGTGATATTGCATCAGCCGAAGATGCCAGCAATGCCGCCACATTGGTGCAAGTGCCCGCAATCACAATTTTGACAGACCCGTCTGGAGACCGTGCAAGAGCACGTCGAAGCACATTGACGGCGGTATCATACGCCGATCTCGTCTCATTATTTGGCACGCCAAACGCGCTCACGACGCCTTGAGCATAGAGGCTTGTGCTGCCACCACCAATGGCAGAACCTTGGTAGGCCCCCACAGGGATAGAGCCTAACCCCGCTGCCCGGAGAAGCGTCTTAGTACACGGCGCGGCGTAGATGTTATTTGACGCCACAGTGGCCGCGATTATGGTGCATTCTCCAAGACGCTGGAGCTGCAAAAGCATAGCTAGAGCAGCTACGTCATCGCAGTCGCTATCCATATCGGTATCGAAAATGATACGCTGCCCCCTGACCACACCGCCCTTGTTGAGGGTGAGCTTACCAACCAATGAGGCAGGCCCGAACCCGCCGATGCTGAATGAGGTCATTGCAATCCTCCAGACAAGTAGTAGACAGCAGCCGACCCGCCATCATTCGAGATGACCGTAAGTGCGGCGGCGGAATTGATGGTTCTAGTTTGGGTAAGACCTTCCTCAGAACGGATTGTCGCGCCCGAAGATGCTGAGAAGCTTATCTTGCCAGCCCCGGCCTGTATGACCGTAGTACCAAAGCCGACAGGCAAATCATTCGGGAGGACACAGGCAACAGCCGTCGCGTTAGAATGGTCGATAATCGTGTTATTATCCGATAGCTCGATAGTGAGCGCAGCACCCGCAGATACTCTGACAGGCGCGAGACCAGCAACGACATGATGCCGCGTCATTTCGGCATCCATGATAGCGCCAGGAACGGCGGAAACAGCCTCAGTGAGATTGGCAACATTCTTGTCGGCGGCGGTCCCAAGCGTGGGCAGATTAGAGAGAAGATTGTAATCAGTCGTTCCGGGCTCGCCATCGTCTCCCTTTGGTCCAGTAAGATCAGCTAAAGCAACGATGTCTGTCCAGCCAGCATCACCCACATAGCGCCATTGCAAATGGGTGGCGGATTTCTGCAGCTGGATTTCCCGGCCATCGGGACCAGGAAGCCCACCGGTCGAACCGAACCAGACCGCGACAGCCTCAATATCAGTCAGAGCCAGCGGGAAGTTGATGACATTGCCGTAGTTCGCAAGGCCATATGGATTAGCATCACCGACAGGATTGGAATTGTACTGTACAAGCCGGTCAAGCGCCGCCTGCACGTCACCAGGTATTGCCATCAAAGCACC contains these protein-coding regions:
- a CDS encoding nucleoside hydrolase → MTSFSIGGFGPASLVGKLTLNKGGVVRGQRIIFDTDMDSDCDDVAALAMLLQLQRLGECTIIAATVASNNIYAAPCTKTLLRAAGLGSIPVGAYQGSAIGGGSTSLYAQGVVSAFGVPNNETRSAYDTAVNVLRRALARSPDGSVKIVIAGTCTNVAALLASSADAISPMTGAELVAAKVASIHVMGGNFVSATSAENNILFDIAAANAVASCGIPVSWAGYEVGNPISTLVPNVADGNNAFRLAWRLYGPANDVRPSWDLMAALESVRGTAGVFGYSGWGDVSFEAGTSYTTFSANASGKNRYITKTATDQVIANLCNGLIRDFMISLTPQTGVIGRANGFWRFDEGTGVFSEDLSGRARRMYFNFASAPNQPAWIDLGGGKYAVDFTPSQLLSPRYCDTLDQTSMVLSALLRLDTTTGIQQIITRRTAGGTQHYQWVVNSGVLRFIGFGASTTILSFGSIPAGAWVRVICVLDGTSVSMYVNGVQSGTTQTLSNAIPINDTTNGPFIGARQTTGYVDGLDGKIACIGYHPPSEILADIDQALIEVASSKGIDS